ATATTCACAAGGCCAATGTGCTCCAAGCGAGATCGCCGGCTTTACGCCGTGCGCTGGACTACTGGCGAGCGAGCTCGACGGGACGAGGAGACCCGGCGGACCGGTCGTCCAGCGAGCGTTTTGGACGCTTTCCCCAACTAGCGGTCTCCACGCCGGCCGGCCGATGGCGACCGGTCCCAATCCGTCAACAACAGCGGATCAGATCTATGTATCACCGATACGCGATACGGGTACGGCGATACGGTGATACGTGAGTTTAAAAAACGATATAGTGGTAGTATAGAGAGTATCGGAGTATCGAAGTATCGGATATGAGTACGGCTGGGTTAGTGAAGTATCGGTGATTCATGGGATCAGACCGATCTCCGACGTGCTGGATCACCAGTCCTCCGTCAAGTCGCCAACATGCGCGCTCGCTGCTCGCAGACCCCCCCTGCGGCCCTGCTTAcccacccgccgccgtcgcgtcgcGCGCGGCGCCAAGCCGctaccgccgccgacgccgacgcgcccCGCCTGCATTGGCGGCCGGCCCTGCGCGACGCGCCGGCCGGATTTAATTAGCTAATGATCCGTCGCCATTCCGGGCCGGGGGTTAAGCTTTGTCGCGGGGTCCCTGGCGCGGGAGGCTGGACGACGCGAGGGGCCGTGGCCCATGGGCGGGCTCGACACTTGCCGCATTCACGCCCACGCCCCTCTCCCAGACGGggcgcgcgtcgctgtcgccggcgcgatctccagCGCTGCGTCGCCGGTCAATGATTGGGAATGGAATAGTCGCCGGCGGACCATGCTGACACGACACGCGACTGACTACATCTACATGCATCAGGCTTGGGGGCGGGCCCCACGCTGGGCTCCATGATGGTCGCTCTCTTAATCTCTTCCCAAGTGTAGGCGTTGGATGCTGCTCCACTTGTGTTAGTGTTAGCTTAACAATCTTTGAAGATAAGGTAATGTGATGGCGATGTCGTGCAGGAGCAGGAGGATGTCCTGAAGCTCACATTGAAACAGGGAAGCCGCAGTGAGGAATCTGATggtttcttttcctcttttttttttcccgcGGTCTCTCTTCTTCGTGTGTGTGTCCCAATGGAATGTTCTTTTCCGGGGCAGCTGCCGTGGTCCGGCAACAGGAACGCGGCGACGTGTCCCGTGCGCCCACCGTACTAACGCcatccccgctgccgccgcggcttCCTCTTCCCACCACCACTCCGGTTGATCCCCCTCCACACGGTGACACGCCGCTCCGCCCGTTCGGGGGTTCACTGCTCCGAGCTCTCGCGCGCCCTCACGATGCCCgcgcccggcgacggcggcattGGCGAAGCGGAGGCGGCGAGCACCACGAAGAACAGGAGGACGATCTCCGACTTCCTCGGCGAAGGcgaggacggcgaggcggcctcgccgccgtccccggggacgccgccgcggctgcggctcccGCGGTTCACCTGCGCCAGGATCAGGTTCGGCCGGAAGCGCGGCGGCAGCCGCGCAGGCCGGGAGGAGGCTGAGaagagcggcggcgcgtcgtcGGCGGACTCCCCATCAggtgcgcgccgcgcgcgcggtaTATATCTACGTCGTCTCGTCCAGACAGACATGACATGGCTTCCATCTAGTTGTGCTGTCAACTCATATTCGAGTGTTCCGGCCATGGCAGGACCGTCGAAGCAAGCTGCgggaaccgccgccgccagcagcggcaccagcagtgtggcggcggcggcgcagaccaCCGGCATGGGGCTGAgcatgctcctcctcctcgcgagGACCTGCGTGGAGTTGAACCGGATGGCCGAGGTGCGCGCGCAGATGGAGGCGCTACTGAAGGAGAGCAGAGACGAGGCCGACAGGGTGAAGGGCGCCGCGGATCACGTCGCCGTCACGCCGGGGACCTGCGACGGCAACCTGCTGCCGTCGACGTCGGCGACCACCGCGTCGTCAAGCTGCGTCTCGGACACGAGCATGAACTGCCTGGGGATcgcgcgcggcgaggacggGAGGAGGGCGTCGGCGGAGGACGAGGGGTGCGCCGGAGTGGTGGACGGCGCGCTGGAAGCAGAGCTCGAGGTCGAGGCAGAGCCCGCGCGGCGTCAACCACCGCCACTGGAGTGGACGTGCAGCACCGAGCAAGAAACTCCTGAGGTACTGATCCAGTGATCCTTGTCTGCAACTCAGCGTAGGCGTAGacagggccgtaccggcaaattcgaAGGCCTTGTGCGAAACTATGAACTGGACCCTAGTACCATCGTTGCGCCTGCGAGTGCCCAGTGAAATCCAGAAGGTGGAAGTGCAGACGTGACTTGTGCCGTGCCTGGCGAGCGGTTATAGTGGAAGCGAAAAAGATTGCACTGCGATCTGCAGATTTGATTGAAAGACAATGGTCAAGCGACATATTTCTTCTTCTATAACATATTTGGGCTACAGTTTGCTTCGTATTGGATCAAAATATAACTAAAACAAAATCTACTATATAACTATACCTAGTATACTCGTTATATTTTGGGCCCCTAAAatttgggggccctgtgcggtcgcatGGCCCGCACGGGCCTAGATACGGCCCTGGGCGTAGATGACATGTCGTCCGCGACGAAATTTGGCACGCTGTGATTCGCTGATCGACGGTGGCGTGGTTTGCGTAGTGTTCGATGCGTTCGTCGTcggacgaggacgacgagttCATCGAGCTGGAAGGAGGGCGCTTCGGCGGCGTTGGTGGAGACTCCGACGACGGCAGCGAGCGGAATGAGGGAGGGGTGTCGGCGGTCGAGCTGGAGCGGAGGCTGCACGAGGTCCGGCACCGGCGGGACCGGGAGCGGATCTCGGCGCTGGAGTCGGCGCTGCGGCGCGCGTAGCGGAGGCTGATGGAGAAGGAGATGGAGGCGCGGCTGTTGCAGGAGACGGCCGCGCTGGCGCTCGGGGGgcagccggcgccgcgcggCGTCGAGCGCGGACATTgacccccgcgcgccgccgtaccCGT
This window of the Panicum virgatum strain AP13 chromosome 1K, P.virgatum_v5, whole genome shotgun sequence genome carries:
- the LOC120651130 gene encoding uncharacterized protein LOC120651130, whose product is MPAPGDGGIGEAEAASTTKNRRTISDFLGEGEDGEAASPPSPGTPPRLRLPRFTCARIRFGRKRGGSRAGREEAEKSGGASSADSPSGPSKQAAGTAAASSGTSSVAAAAQTTGMGLSMLLLLARTCVELNRMAEVRAQMEALLKESRDEADRVKGAADHVAVTPGTCDGNLLPSTSATTASSSCVSDTSMNCLGIARGEDGRRASAEDEGCAGVVDGALEAELEVEAEPARRQPPPLEWTCSTEQETPECSMRSSSDEDDEFIELEGGRFGGVGGDSDDGSERNEGGVSAVELERRLHEVRHRRDRERISALESALRRA